In Eucalyptus grandis isolate ANBG69807.140 chromosome 4, ASM1654582v1, whole genome shotgun sequence, the following proteins share a genomic window:
- the LOC104443024 gene encoding uncharacterized protein LOC104443024, with protein MEEGNGGNYQGQSPIPPANIAENWFRYFQYNPKGDKPSDVRNIMLIIATLIAAITFQAGVNPPGGVWQDNEDGHSAGMAIYASRQIPFYVFLVSNTFVLSTSLLVIVCLTYRFPLHFEIWVATASMMVTYASAIFAVTPREYVRFRYVLFAGALPVICRCVFQAYGKFCYTKEPNSEEHHTIIGPSRKECRTTLKVDKMRQGVASV; from the coding sequence ATGGAGGAAGGCAATGGCGGTAATTATCAAGGACAGAGTCCCATACCACCAGCAAACATAGCAGAAAACTGGTTCCGATACTTCCAGTACAACCCCAAAGGCGACAAACCAAGTGACGTGCGGAACATCATGCTAATCATCGCTACTCTGATTGCGGCTATCACATTCCAGGCAGGCGTGAACCCTCCCGGCGGGGTATGGCAAGATAATGAAGATGGCCATTCGGCCGGCATGGCAATCTACGCGTCTCGTCAAATTCCCTTTTATGTGTTCTTGGTCTCCAACACTTTCGTGCTCTCCACTTCTCTACTTGTCATTGTCTGTCTCACTTACAGGTTCCCACTGCACTTCGAGATATGGGTGGCCACGGCATCGATGATGGTGACCTATGCATCGGCAATCTTTGCCGTGACGCCACGTGAGTATGTGAGGTTCCGCTATGTGCTATTCGCAGGGGCGCTGCCAGTGATATGTCGGTGCGTATTCCAAGCGTATGGGAAGTTCTGCTACACGAAGGAACCGAACAGCGAGGAGCATCACACAATAATCGGACCAAGCAGGAAGGAGTGCCGGACAACGCTCAAGGTTGATAAAATGAGACAAGGAGTTGCTTCCGTTTAG